A stretch of Ursus arctos isolate Adak ecotype North America unplaced genomic scaffold, UrsArc2.0 scaffold_4, whole genome shotgun sequence DNA encodes these proteins:
- the IFNAR2 gene encoding interferon alpha/beta receptor 2 isoform X1, giving the protein MLWSQNASPIRPQHLYLVVYINLMFGVLSSLPDLSDKSCTFKVTLRNFRVILSWELKNHSIVPDHYTLQYTVISIPDHMKTVEHCSNITATFCDLTDVWEVLSETYAVTVDGFRGNTTLVTCFIDFFLATHISLEPPEFDIVDFTDHINVHVNFPPVMPKILDGKVLQFYLPLIIEEQSGGIVKKHNPTLDENVTGNFTYVIDNLLPNTNYCVSVYFKHRNLEEIHRSPVKCTLLPPAQDTGSSESAKIGGIITMFLIAAVFISTILILKRVGYICLRNDFPKVLNFHNMSSWVFPEMPPLEAVAFVEVIHINRKKKVWNYSYDDESDSNDEAAAPLTNTGGYTKHGLVGGLLGPTSASSATWEDRLEPDTEERDLSEPEADTDPLMALGTNPGGSECTSGAYEGRGKLLQDPFSKEDSSSTEGSGDKIIFNVNLSSVFVSALDDDDSEAPPASPSFPEETYNLEDSHRLETSFLEARGEGTQPPFPTPSAECPWPEVVLSDISDSSESGVDTGDGYIMR; this is encoded by the exons ATGCTTTGGAGCCAGAATGCTTCCCCGATTAGACCACAGCATCTGTATCTCGTGG tGTATATCAACCTCATGTTTGGTGTGTTATCTTCGTTGCCTG ATTTGTCAGATAAATCTTGCACTTTCAAGGTGACATTACGCAATTTCCGGGTCATCTTATCATGGGAATTAAAAAACCATTCGATTGTACCAGATCACTATACATTACAGTACACGGTCATAAG TATACCAGACCACATGAAGACTGTGGAGCACTGTTCAAATATCACAGCAACATTTTGTGACCTAACGGATGTGTGGGAGGTCCTGTCCGAGACGTACGCCGTCACAGTTGATGGATTCAGAGGGAACACAACACTGGTCACGTGTTTCATCGATTTCTTCCTGGCAACACACA TATCCTTGGAGCCGCCGGAATTTGATATCGTTGATTTTACCGACCACATTAATGTCCACGTGAATTTTCCACCCGTCATGCCCAAGATACTAGATGGCAAAGTATTACAGTTTTACTTACCACTCATCATCGAAGAACAGTCAGGGGGGATTGTCAAGAAG CATAACCCCACACTAGATGAAAATGTCACTGGAAATTTCACTTACGTCATCGACAACTTACTTCCAAACACAAACTACTGTGTATCTGTTTATTTTAAGCAtagaaatctggaagaaatacaTAGATCTCCAGTAAAATGCACCCTCCTTCCACCTGCACAGGACACAg GATCATCAGAATCTGCCAAGATAGGAGGAATAATTACTATGTTTTTAATAGCTGCTGTCTTCATAAGCACCATTCTAATACTGAAACGGGTTGGTTATATATGCTTAAGAAATGATTTCCCCAAAGTTTTG aattttcataaCATGTCATCCTGGGTATTCCCTGAGATGCCACCATTGGAAGCAGTGGCTTTCGTGGAGGTGATTCACATtaacaggaagaagaaagtgtGGAATTACAGTTACGACGACGAGAGTGACAGCAATGATGAAGCAGCCGCCCCTCTGACAAACACAGGTGGCTATACCAAGCATGGGCTGGTGGGTGGGCTTCTGGgtcccacctctgcctcctcGGCCACCTGGGAGGACCGCCTGGAGCCCGACACCGAGGAGCGTGACCTGTCCGAGCCAGAGGCTGACACTGACCCCCTGATGGCACTGGGGACCAACCCCGGGGGGTCAGAATGCACCAGTGGGGCCTACGAGGGGAGAGGGAAGCTGCTGCAGGACCCCTTTTCTAAGGAGGACAGCAGCTCCACTGAAGGGTCTGGGGACAAAATCATCTTCAATGTAAATTTAAGCTCTGTGTTTGTGAGCGCCCTCGATGATGACGACTCAGAAGCCCCTCCAGCGTCACCAAGTTTTCCAGAAGAGACATACAACCTAGAGGATTCCCACAGATTGGAAACAAGTTTTCTGGAGGCCCGCGGGGAAGGGACACAGCCACCCTTCCCCACACCCTCTGCAGAGTGTCCGTGGCCTGAAGTCGTGCTTTCCGATATAAGTGACAGTTCTGAGTCAGGTGTTGACACTGGGGATGGCTATATAATGAGATGA
- the IFNAR2 gene encoding interferon alpha/beta receptor 2 isoform X2: MLWSQNASPIRPQHLYLVVYINLMFGVLSSLPDLSDKSCTFKVTLRNFRVILSWELKNHSIVPDHYTLQYTVISIPDHMKTVEHCSNITATFCDLTDVWEVLSETYAVTVDGFRGNTTLVTCFIDFFLATHISLEPPEFDIVDFTDHINVHVNFPPVMPKILDGKVLQFYLPLIIEEQSGGIVKKHNPTLDENVTGNFTYVIDNLLPNTNYCVSVYFKHRNLEEIHRSPVKCTLLPPAQDTEFS, from the exons ATGCTTTGGAGCCAGAATGCTTCCCCGATTAGACCACAGCATCTGTATCTCGTGG tGTATATCAACCTCATGTTTGGTGTGTTATCTTCGTTGCCTG ATTTGTCAGATAAATCTTGCACTTTCAAGGTGACATTACGCAATTTCCGGGTCATCTTATCATGGGAATTAAAAAACCATTCGATTGTACCAGATCACTATACATTACAGTACACGGTCATAAG TATACCAGACCACATGAAGACTGTGGAGCACTGTTCAAATATCACAGCAACATTTTGTGACCTAACGGATGTGTGGGAGGTCCTGTCCGAGACGTACGCCGTCACAGTTGATGGATTCAGAGGGAACACAACACTGGTCACGTGTTTCATCGATTTCTTCCTGGCAACACACA TATCCTTGGAGCCGCCGGAATTTGATATCGTTGATTTTACCGACCACATTAATGTCCACGTGAATTTTCCACCCGTCATGCCCAAGATACTAGATGGCAAAGTATTACAGTTTTACTTACCACTCATCATCGAAGAACAGTCAGGGGGGATTGTCAAGAAG CATAACCCCACACTAGATGAAAATGTCACTGGAAATTTCACTTACGTCATCGACAACTTACTTCCAAACACAAACTACTGTGTATCTGTTTATTTTAAGCAtagaaatctggaagaaatacaTAGATCTCCAGTAAAATGCACCCTCCTTCCACCTGCACAGGACACAg aattttcataa